A genomic window from Phycisphaerales bacterium includes:
- a CDS encoding alpha-ketoacid dehydrogenase subunit beta encodes MANLFLIQAITEALRQEMEADEDVILLGEDIGINGGVFRATDGLFKQFGPRRVVDTPLAESGIIGSAIGLAMAGLKPVPEIQFEGFLGPAYDQIVTHAARFRTRTRGRFTVPLTVRVPVGGGIHAPELHSDSPEAVYVHTPGLKVVMPSSAYDAKGLLISAIRDPDPVIFFEPKRIYRAFREEVPEEPYTIPIGQAKVIEEGTDVTVISWGASVVQCINALDELDLSVELIDLRTLYPLDVEAIRQSVSKTGRCVVVHEAPRTAGLGAEIATLVQEHCFEYLEAPVQRVTGFDTVMPYYKLELDYLPDTPRIVEAIGQIMAY; translated from the coding sequence ATGGCGAACCTGTTTCTGATCCAGGCGATTACCGAAGCCCTCCGGCAGGAAATGGAGGCCGATGAGGATGTCATCCTCCTCGGCGAGGACATCGGCATCAACGGCGGCGTCTTCCGCGCCACCGACGGCCTCTTCAAGCAGTTCGGCCCCAGGCGCGTCGTCGACACCCCGCTGGCCGAGTCGGGCATCATCGGCAGCGCGATCGGCCTGGCCATGGCCGGGCTCAAGCCCGTACCCGAAATTCAGTTCGAGGGCTTTCTCGGCCCCGCCTACGACCAGATCGTCACCCACGCCGCCCGCTTCCGCACCCGGACGCGCGGCCGCTTTACCGTGCCGCTGACGGTGCGCGTGCCCGTGGGCGGCGGCATTCACGCGCCGGAATTGCACAGCGATTCGCCCGAAGCCGTCTACGTTCACACGCCGGGGCTCAAGGTCGTCATGCCGTCGTCGGCGTACGACGCCAAGGGCCTGCTCATCTCGGCCATTCGCGACCCTGATCCGGTCATCTTCTTCGAGCCCAAGCGCATCTACCGCGCGTTTCGCGAAGAGGTGCCCGAAGAGCCGTACACGATCCCCATCGGGCAGGCGAAGGTGATCGAGGAAGGCACGGATGTGACGGTGATCTCGTGGGGGGCTTCGGTGGTGCAATGCATCAACGCGCTCGACGAACTCGATTTGAGCGTCGAACTCATCGACCTGCGCACGCTCTATCCTCTGGATGTGGAGGCGATCCGGCAGTCGGTGAGCAAGACGGGGCGCTGCGTGGTCGTGCACGAGGCGCCGCGCACGGCGGGTCTGGGCGCGGAGATCGCTACGCTGGTGCAGGAGCACTGTTTTGAGTACCTCGAAGCGCCGGTGCAGCGCGTGACGGGGTTCGACACCGTCATGCCGTACTACAAACTCGAACTCGATTACCTGCCCGACACGCCGCGCATCGTCGAAGCGATCGGGCAGATCATGGCGTATTGA
- a CDS encoding 2-oxo acid dehydrogenase subunit E2, whose protein sequence is MSDTVDFILPDLGEGVHEAEIISWKVSVGDKVEEMQVLAEMETDKALVEVPSPYAGKVEALHGDVGQIAHVGEPIVTFSGATQSGKTVKGNGAAPKADHHVETKADAKPQGAGPARASGGVDAAEQTEREDAGTVVGSMEGLPTLGGGGKVMATPAVRRLARDKGIDINTIQGTGRGGRVTASDVERAAQGGGRVGAAKAPAGKPREAASGGAAIAAVSQPISYPPVQVDASGTSQTIPFTGIRRKIAEALDRSVKTAVHFTVMDAADVTALDRVRRQQAHASGEKVSFLPFIIQAMCRALKQFPQLNAVVDDEKREIYIKGVINMGVAVDTDHGLMVPVIPGADRMGILPLGRAINDVAAKCKSRTIGLDQLKGGTITISNVGSYGGAFATPIINYPEVAILAAGRAREAVMARNGGIFVGKEMPLSLSCDHRVVDGAYGAKMLNAVVQFLENPEILLEPAGR, encoded by the coding sequence ATGAGCGACACGGTTGATTTCATCCTGCCCGATCTTGGCGAAGGCGTTCACGAAGCGGAGATCATCTCCTGGAAGGTGAGCGTCGGCGACAAGGTGGAGGAGATGCAGGTGCTCGCCGAAATGGAGACGGACAAGGCGCTCGTCGAAGTCCCCAGCCCCTACGCCGGAAAGGTCGAGGCGCTGCACGGCGACGTCGGGCAGATCGCTCACGTCGGCGAGCCGATCGTGACGTTCAGCGGCGCGACGCAGAGCGGCAAGACCGTCAAAGGCAACGGCGCAGCGCCGAAGGCGGATCATCACGTCGAGACGAAAGCCGATGCGAAGCCGCAAGGCGCCGGCCCGGCGCGCGCCAGTGGCGGCGTCGATGCAGCCGAGCAAACCGAGCGCGAAGACGCGGGCACGGTCGTGGGCTCGATGGAAGGGCTTCCCACGCTGGGCGGCGGCGGCAAGGTCATGGCCACGCCCGCGGTGCGCCGGCTCGCCCGCGACAAAGGCATCGACATCAACACCATCCAGGGCACCGGGCGCGGCGGGCGCGTGACCGCTTCGGATGTGGAGCGGGCGGCGCAGGGGGGTGGGCGCGTCGGCGCAGCAAAGGCGCCGGCGGGCAAGCCGCGCGAAGCCGCAAGCGGCGGGGCGGCGATCGCCGCGGTGTCGCAGCCCATTTCCTATCCGCCGGTGCAGGTGGACGCGAGCGGCACGTCGCAGACGATTCCCTTCACCGGCATTCGACGCAAGATCGCCGAAGCGCTCGATCGTTCCGTCAAGACCGCGGTGCACTTCACCGTCATGGATGCGGCAGATGTGACGGCGCTCGATCGCGTTCGCCGCCAGCAGGCGCACGCATCGGGCGAGAAGGTGAGTTTCCTGCCGTTCATCATTCAGGCGATGTGCCGGGCTCTCAAGCAGTTCCCGCAACTCAACGCCGTGGTGGACGATGAGAAGCGCGAGATCTACATCAAGGGCGTGATCAACATGGGCGTGGCGGTGGACACCGACCACGGCCTGATGGTGCCGGTCATCCCCGGCGCCGATCGCATGGGCATCCTGCCGCTGGGCCGGGCGATCAACGACGTGGCGGCCAAATGCAAGAGCCGCACCATCGGGCTCGACCAACTCAAGGGCGGCACGATCACGATCAGCAATGTGGGCAGTTACGGCGGCGCGTTCGCCACGCCGATCATCAACTACCCGGAGGTAGCCATTCTCGCCGCCGGCCGGGCCCGCGAAGCGGTCATGGCGCGCAACGGCGGGATCTTCGTCGGCAAGGAGATGCCGCTGAGCCTGTCATGCGACCATCGCGTGGTCGATGGCGCTTACGGCGCCAAGATGCTCAACGCCGTCGTGCAATTCCTCGAGAATCCGGAGATTCTCCTCGAACCCGCGGGTCGATGA
- a CDS encoding dihydroorotate dehydrogenase-like protein, translated as MNVDLSTRYLGLTLRNPLIASACPLNQDPEFLLRLESAGAAAAVFPSLFEEQIEFQQQQVFGLYEYGTESFAESLSYFPELEDYNVGPTEYLRRLRAARDAVRFPIIGSLNGMTVGGWIHFARLIEDAGVDALELNVYFVPSDPRHSGEDVEKRYLDLVAAVRKAVRLPLAVKIGPYFSSLGHFARRLTDAGADGLTIFNRYIQPDIDLETLDFFPNFSLSESYESRLSMTWIAMLRGRVGAYLAATSGIHDVEDLVKMLLVGADAAMLASAMYRHGPEHFTRLERGLHDWLVAKDYTSVQQLKGSLSRENCPNPEAFERVNYMRSLVAFAGRPI; from the coding sequence ATGAACGTCGATCTGAGCACCCGCTATCTCGGCCTGACGCTGCGCAACCCGCTCATCGCATCCGCCTGTCCGCTCAATCAGGATCCGGAGTTCCTCCTGCGCCTCGAAAGCGCCGGCGCCGCCGCGGCGGTCTTCCCGTCGCTCTTCGAAGAGCAGATCGAGTTCCAGCAGCAGCAGGTCTTTGGGTTGTATGAGTACGGCACGGAATCGTTTGCCGAATCGCTCTCGTACTTCCCCGAACTCGAGGATTACAACGTCGGGCCGACCGAGTACCTCCGCCGGCTGCGCGCAGCGCGCGACGCCGTGCGCTTCCCGATCATCGGCAGCCTCAATGGCATGACCGTCGGCGGGTGGATTCACTTCGCCAGGCTCATCGAAGATGCCGGCGTCGATGCGCTCGAACTGAACGTCTACTTCGTTCCGAGCGATCCGCGTCACAGCGGCGAGGATGTCGAGAAGCGCTACCTCGATCTCGTCGCCGCGGTGCGCAAGGCGGTGCGCCTTCCGCTGGCCGTCAAGATCGGGCCGTACTTCAGTTCGCTGGGTCACTTCGCGCGGCGGCTGACGGACGCCGGCGCCGACGGGTTGACGATCTTCAACCGCTATATCCAGCCGGACATCGATCTCGAAACGCTCGACTTCTTCCCCAACTTCTCGCTGAGTGAGTCGTACGAATCGCGCCTGAGCATGACGTGGATCGCCATGCTTCGCGGCCGGGTCGGGGCGTATCTCGCCGCGACCAGCGGCATCCACGACGTTGAAGATCTGGTGAAGATGCTGCTCGTTGGCGCGGACGCCGCCATGCTCGCCTCGGCCATGTACCGCCACGGCCCCGAACACTTCACCCGCCTCGAAAGGGGCCTGCACGACTGGCTCGTCGCCAAGGACTACACCTCGGTCCAGCAGCTGAAAGGAAGCCTCTCGCGCGAGAACTGCCCCAACCCCGAAGCGTTCGAGCGGGTGAACTACATGCGCTCGCTCGTGGCGTTCGCGGGCCGGCCGATCTGA
- a CDS encoding adenosylcobalamin-dependent ribonucleoside-diphosphate reductase, producing MKVTRRFTKAGTDVFSTVNWAKRTSRISNADGSVVFEMKDAEVPESWSQLATDIMVSKYFRKAGVPQGDGTTGPEKSARQVIHRLAGCWRHWGETHGYFDSAEDAQAFYDELCHMMLHQMAAPNSPQWFNTGLNWAYGITGPAQGHFIVDPNTGQVQLADDAYTHPQPHACFIQSVSDDLVNAGGIMDLWVREARLFKYGSGTGTNFSSLRGEGEPLSGGGTSSGLMSWLKIGDRAAAAIKSGGTTRRAAKMVCLDLDHPDIEAFVNWKVREELKVAAMVEGLKTLPKDQQQIAADLGLKLNYDFNGEAYYTVSGQNSNNSVRIPDAFFDALDEGKPWSLHRRTDGDLHHSIDSQRLWNEVCYAAWRCADPGVQFDSTINAWHTCPGSGRINASNPCSEYMFLDNTACNLASINLLRFYDSRSATFDLDGYEHAIRLWTIVLEISVLMAAFPSEEIARLSYDFRTLGLGFANIGAVLMQAGIPYDSEEARALCGCLTAVLCGRSYAVSAEMAGQLGAFREFHRNREHMLRVMRNHRRAAHGVSRHSGQYENLRIAPVPIDHDAAARAGRQFANADELLMRAMNAWDEALDLGERYGYRNAQTTVIAPTGTIGLLMDCDTTGVEPDFALVKFKKLAGGGYFKIANNSLRPALETLGYEQQQVRDILRYVMGSLSLDAPMPGSQGGTFKEFLAKKGFTEDDLDAIEAQLGSVFEVGFAFSAWSLREDLLRQLGIDVEAARNNTSFNLLREIGLTASQIESLNESICGTQTVEGAPHLKAEHLPVFDCANPCGRKGTRFIAPQGHIRMMAASQPFISGAISKTINLPNNASVEDIAACYRLSWELGLKANALYRDGCKLSQPLNTKSDAAADAMEDGEEDDLDVAAAKKEVAAEVGEVAAIAAACDGVTVRTVEKIVERIVERPLRRRLPDTRRSLTHKFNVAGHEGYLTVGLYDDGMPGELFLTMSKEGSTIGGLMDSLGTAISVALQYGVPMESLVGKFTHQRFEPAGMTTNADIPFAKSLVDYIFRWMGIQFIPGYHSQAAPQRGSIDPAAAPATGEAIVRDVKPAPAGGTAHAIEVTRESEESRFSAVSDRDHSSITMTETRTKSRTVLDRAMGELMGDAPVCDVCGALTVRNGTCYKCMNCGNSMGCS from the coding sequence ATGAAAGTTACTCGACGATTCACCAAAGCCGGCACGGATGTCTTCTCCACCGTCAATTGGGCCAAGCGGACCAGTCGCATCTCCAACGCCGACGGCTCCGTCGTCTTCGAGATGAAGGACGCCGAGGTTCCCGAAAGCTGGTCGCAACTGGCGACGGACATCATGGTGAGCAAGTACTTCCGCAAGGCGGGCGTGCCGCAGGGCGATGGCACGACCGGACCCGAGAAGTCCGCGCGCCAGGTCATTCATCGCCTCGCCGGGTGCTGGCGCCACTGGGGGGAGACGCACGGCTACTTCGACTCCGCCGAGGACGCCCAGGCGTTTTACGACGAACTGTGTCACATGATGCTCCACCAGATGGCAGCGCCCAACAGCCCGCAGTGGTTCAACACCGGCCTGAACTGGGCGTACGGCATCACCGGGCCGGCGCAGGGGCACTTCATCGTCGATCCCAACACCGGCCAGGTGCAACTCGCCGACGACGCTTACACGCATCCCCAGCCGCACGCGTGCTTCATCCAGAGCGTGAGCGATGACCTCGTCAACGCGGGCGGGATCATGGACCTGTGGGTGCGCGAGGCGCGGCTGTTCAAGTACGGCTCGGGCACGGGCACGAACTTCTCGAGCCTGCGCGGCGAGGGCGAGCCGCTCAGCGGCGGCGGCACGAGCAGCGGGCTGATGTCCTGGCTCAAGATCGGCGACCGCGCCGCCGCGGCCATCAAGAGCGGCGGCACGACGCGGCGCGCGGCCAAGATGGTCTGCCTCGATCTCGACCACCCCGACATCGAAGCGTTTGTGAACTGGAAGGTGCGCGAGGAACTCAAGGTCGCCGCGATGGTCGAAGGCCTCAAGACCCTTCCCAAAGACCAGCAGCAGATCGCCGCGGACCTGGGACTGAAACTGAATTACGACTTCAACGGCGAGGCGTACTACACCGTCAGCGGGCAGAACAGCAACAACTCGGTGCGCATTCCCGACGCGTTCTTCGATGCGCTGGATGAGGGCAAGCCGTGGAGCCTGCACCGCCGCACCGACGGCGACCTGCACCACAGCATCGACTCGCAGCGCCTGTGGAATGAAGTGTGCTACGCCGCGTGGCGCTGCGCCGACCCGGGCGTGCAGTTCGACTCGACGATCAATGCCTGGCACACCTGCCCGGGCAGCGGACGCATCAACGCGAGCAATCCGTGCAGCGAGTACATGTTCCTTGACAACACGGCGTGCAATCTCGCGTCGATCAACCTGCTGCGCTTCTACGACAGCCGCAGCGCCACCTTTGACCTCGACGGCTACGAGCACGCGATTCGCCTGTGGACGATTGTCCTTGAGATCAGCGTGCTCATGGCCGCGTTCCCCAGCGAAGAGATCGCGCGGCTGAGTTACGACTTCCGCACGCTGGGCCTGGGCTTTGCCAACATCGGGGCCGTGCTCATGCAGGCCGGCATCCCCTACGACAGCGAAGAGGCGCGGGCCCTGTGCGGCTGCCTGACGGCGGTCCTGTGCGGCCGGTCGTACGCCGTCAGCGCCGAGATGGCCGGGCAACTCGGCGCGTTCCGCGAGTTCCACAGAAACCGCGAGCACATGCTGCGGGTGATGCGCAACCACCGCCGCGCAGCGCACGGCGTGTCGCGCCACAGCGGGCAATACGAGAACCTGCGCATCGCGCCGGTGCCCATCGACCACGACGCCGCAGCCCGGGCCGGCAGGCAATTCGCCAACGCCGACGAACTGCTCATGCGGGCGATGAACGCGTGGGACGAGGCGCTCGACCTCGGCGAGCGCTACGGGTATCGCAACGCGCAGACGACGGTCATCGCGCCCACCGGCACGATCGGCCTGCTCATGGATTGCGACACGACCGGCGTCGAGCCGGATTTCGCCCTGGTGAAGTTCAAGAAACTCGCCGGCGGCGGCTACTTCAAGATTGCCAACAACTCGCTCCGACCCGCCCTTGAGACCCTCGGATATGAGCAGCAGCAGGTGCGCGACATCCTCCGCTACGTGATGGGGTCGCTGAGCCTGGATGCTCCCATGCCAGGGTCTCAGGGCGGAACTTTCAAAGAGTTTCTGGCCAAAAAGGGCTTCACCGAGGACGACCTCGACGCGATCGAAGCCCAACTCGGCTCGGTCTTCGAAGTGGGCTTTGCCTTCAGCGCCTGGTCGCTGCGCGAAGACCTGCTGCGGCAACTGGGCATCGACGTCGAAGCGGCCCGCAACAACACGTCCTTCAACCTGCTGCGCGAGATCGGCCTGACGGCCAGCCAGATCGAATCGCTCAACGAATCGATCTGCGGCACGCAGACCGTGGAAGGCGCGCCGCATCTCAAGGCCGAGCACCTGCCGGTCTTCGACTGCGCCAACCCGTGCGGCCGCAAGGGCACGCGCTTCATCGCGCCGCAGGGGCATATCCGGATGATGGCGGCGAGCCAGCCGTTTATTTCCGGCGCCATCAGCAAGACGATCAACCTGCCCAACAACGCGAGCGTGGAAGACATCGCCGCGTGCTACCGCCTGAGTTGGGAACTGGGCCTCAAGGCCAATGCGCTTTACCGCGACGGCTGCAAACTCAGCCAGCCGCTCAATACCAAGAGCGACGCCGCCGCGGACGCGATGGAAGACGGCGAGGAAGACGACCTCGACGTGGCCGCGGCAAAAAAAGAGGTTGCGGCCGAGGTTGGCGAAGTCGCGGCGATTGCTGCGGCCTGTGACGGGGTCACCGTGCGCACCGTCGAAAAGATCGTCGAGCGCATCGTCGAGCGCCCGCTGCGCCGCCGCCTGCCCGACACGCGCCGCAGCCTGACGCACAAGTTCAACGTGGCCGGCCACGAAGGCTATCTCACTGTCGGCCTCTACGACGACGGCATGCCGGGCGAACTGTTCCTGACCATGAGCAAGGAAGGCTCGACCATCGGCGGACTCATGGACTCGCTGGGCACGGCCATCAGCGTGGCGCTGCAGTACGGCGTGCCGATGGAGAGCCTGGTGGGCAAGTTCACCCACCAGCGATTCGAGCCGGCCGGCATGACGACCAACGCCGACATCCCCTTTGCCAAGAGCCTCGTTGATTACATCTTCCGCTGGATGGGGATCCAGTTCATCCCCGGCTATCACAGCCAGGCCGCCCCGCAGCGCGGCTCGATCGACCCGGCCGCGGCGCCGGCCACAGGCGAGGCCATCGTGCGCGACGTGAAACCGGCGCCTGCCGGCGGCACCGCTCACGCCATTGAGGTCACCCGCGAGAGCGAAGAGAGCCGCTTCAGCGCCGTGAGCGATCGCGACCACTCGTCGATCACCATGACCGAGACGCGGACCAAATCGCGCACGGTGCTCGACCGGGCGATGGGCGAACTGATGGGCGATGCGCCGGTGTGCGATGTGTGCGGCGCGCTGACGGTGCGTAATGGAACGTGCTACAAGTGCATGAACTGCGGCAACAGCATGGGATGCAGTTGA
- a CDS encoding dCTP deaminase, translating to MPVLSDSQIRRLIDIKPFEENIKRQGTVSYGVSSYGYDVRVGSVFKIFTNVTPHGGQAIVDPKRFTDDFFITVDTKATGKDHIIIPPNSFCLAETVEWFSVPRDVLVICVGKSTYARCGLIVNVTPLEPEWRGKVTLEISNTTPLPAKIYANEGIAQMIFLKADEVCEKSYADKSGKYQDQGGLTLPKVD from the coding sequence ATGCCCGTCCTCTCCGATTCCCAGATCCGACGCCTCATCGATATCAAGCCCTTCGAAGAGAACATCAAGCGCCAGGGCACCGTGTCCTACGGCGTCTCGTCCTACGGCTACGACGTGCGCGTCGGCTCGGTCTTCAAGATCTTCACCAACGTCACGCCGCACGGCGGGCAGGCGATCGTCGATCCCAAGCGCTTCACGGATGACTTCTTCATCACCGTGGACACGAAGGCCACGGGCAAGGACCACATCATCATCCCGCCCAACTCGTTCTGCCTGGCCGAGACGGTCGAGTGGTTCAGCGTGCCGCGCGATGTGCTGGTCATCTGCGTGGGCAAGAGCACCTACGCCCGCTGCGGCCTGATCGTGAACGTCACGCCGCTCGAACCCGAATGGCGCGGCAAGGTGACGCTGGAAATCTCCAACACCACCCCCCTGCCCGCGAAGATCTACGCCAACGAAGGCATCGCCCAGATGATCTTCCTCAAGGCGGATGAAGTCTGCGAGAAGAGTTACGCGGACAAGAGCGGGAAGTATCAGGACCAGGGCGGGCTGACGCTGCCGAAGGTGGATTGA